From the Maioricimonas rarisocia genome, one window contains:
- the aroC gene encoding chorismate synthase — protein MAGNSFGQAFRITTAGESHGPGNVVIIDGVPAGLPLTVEDLRVDLERRRPGQSKIVTQRKEADEPEILSGVFEGRTTGTSLAILIRNTDQRSRDYSDIKDLYRPGHADYSFDAKYGFRDYRGGGRSSARETSVRVAAGVVAKKLIEQEFGGRVVAYVCQVGDVKANVESPQAVTLEQVEKRPDGEPNIVRCPDLEAADRMIELIDECRKAGDSIGGAAEIVATGIPAGLGEPVFDKIKADLAKALFSLPAVLGVEYGIGFGCVRMRGSEHNDVFTADAEQGEIRTETNRHGGMLGGITTGMPIVLRAAVKPTSSLPQEQKTVRQSGEEATIRTKGRHDPCVLPRFVPMAEAMVAIVLADHWLRWRGQCGTLTAARSNEAAGQ, from the coding sequence ATGGCAGGAAACTCATTCGGACAGGCATTTCGGATCACCACCGCCGGCGAGAGCCACGGCCCGGGCAACGTTGTCATCATCGACGGCGTGCCGGCCGGGTTGCCGCTGACGGTCGAAGATCTCCGCGTGGACCTCGAGCGTCGTCGGCCGGGACAGAGTAAGATCGTCACCCAGCGCAAGGAAGCGGACGAGCCGGAGATCCTTTCGGGCGTTTTCGAAGGTCGAACGACGGGCACGAGTCTGGCGATTCTGATCCGCAACACCGATCAGCGCAGCCGCGACTACTCCGACATCAAGGACCTGTACCGGCCGGGGCATGCGGATTACTCGTTCGACGCCAAGTACGGCTTCAGGGACTACCGTGGCGGTGGGCGTTCCAGCGCCCGCGAGACTTCGGTGCGCGTGGCCGCCGGCGTGGTCGCCAAGAAGCTGATCGAGCAGGAGTTCGGCGGGAGGGTCGTCGCGTACGTCTGCCAGGTGGGAGACGTGAAAGCGAACGTCGAGTCTCCCCAGGCGGTCACGCTCGAGCAGGTCGAGAAGCGGCCGGACGGGGAGCCGAATATCGTGCGGTGCCCCGATCTCGAGGCCGCCGACCGAATGATCGAACTGATCGACGAGTGCCGCAAGGCGGGCGACTCGATCGGCGGTGCTGCCGAGATCGTGGCGACGGGGATTCCCGCCGGGCTGGGTGAGCCGGTCTTCGACAAGATCAAGGCGGACCTGGCGAAGGCGCTGTTCAGCCTGCCGGCCGTGCTGGGGGTCGAGTACGGGATCGGCTTCGGCTGCGTGCGGATGCGGGGCAGCGAGCACAACGACGTCTTTACGGCCGATGCGGAGCAGGGTGAGATCCGGACCGAGACGAACCGTCACGGCGGCATGCTGGGCGGGATCACCACCGGGATGCCTATCGTTCTGCGGGCTGCGGTGAAGCCGACGAGCAGTCTGCCGCAAGAGCAAAAGACCGTCCGGCAGAGCGGCGAGGAAGCAACGATCCGCACGAAGGGGCGGCACGATCCGTGCGTGCTGCCGAGGTTCGTGCCGATGGCCGAAGCGATGGTCGCCATTGTTCTCGCGGACCATTGGCTGCGATGGCGGGGACAGTGCGGGACGCTGACGGCAGCACGGTCGAACGAGGCCGCGGGGCAGTAG
- a CDS encoding arylsulfatase — translation MPTNDLSLKLLLAACCLGLLFSPPALAQDRDDSPPNIVYIMADDLGYGALGCYGQTKINTPHIDRMAAEGMRFTQCYAGSHVCQPSRSVLMTGLHTGHTPVRANDIQQFLRPQDTTVAKLLQERGYATGGFGKWGLGFEGTPGQPNLQGFDEFFGQYLQVHAHFYYPYWLNHNDGKHMLPGNEGGKREQYVQDVIHEQAIEFIRENHDGPFFAYMPYIIPHVELVVPEESEEPYRGKFPKISIQDPRSGYIGSEDGLTTLAGMISRLDAQVGEVLDLLVELGIDDNTIVIFTSDNGAQSGGKDKGWTKMTDFFEANGPLRGYKGTFYEGGLRVPFVARWPGKIPAGTTSDHVCGFWDMLPTFCDLAGIDPPAETDGISIAPTLTGSGIQREHVGIYWEYARRNGIGRAARMGDWKAVQANPNGPVELYDLSTDIGERWNVADRNPAIVRQITAFMDGAHTAPREITTDFERTSVNDYVR, via the coding sequence ATGCCGACGAACGACCTCTCTCTCAAGTTGCTGCTGGCCGCCTGCTGTCTCGGGCTGCTGTTCTCCCCGCCAGCTCTCGCGCAGGACCGCGACGACTCACCGCCGAATATCGTCTACATCATGGCGGACGACCTCGGCTACGGCGCACTGGGCTGCTACGGACAGACAAAGATCAACACGCCCCACATCGACCGAATGGCGGCCGAGGGGATGCGGTTCACCCAGTGCTACGCCGGCTCGCATGTCTGCCAGCCCTCCCGCAGCGTGCTGATGACCGGCCTGCACACCGGCCACACGCCGGTGCGGGCCAACGATATCCAGCAGTTCCTCCGGCCGCAGGACACGACCGTCGCGAAACTGCTGCAGGAGCGCGGGTACGCGACCGGCGGTTTCGGCAAATGGGGGCTCGGCTTTGAGGGCACCCCCGGCCAACCCAACCTGCAGGGCTTCGATGAGTTCTTCGGCCAGTACCTGCAGGTCCACGCCCACTTCTACTACCCGTACTGGCTCAACCACAATGACGGCAAGCACATGCTGCCCGGCAACGAAGGAGGCAAGCGGGAGCAGTACGTGCAGGACGTCATCCACGAGCAGGCCATCGAGTTCATCCGCGAAAACCACGATGGCCCCTTTTTCGCCTACATGCCGTACATCATCCCGCACGTCGAACTGGTTGTCCCCGAGGAATCCGAGGAGCCGTATCGCGGCAAGTTCCCGAAGATCTCCATCCAGGATCCGCGGTCCGGCTATATCGGCTCCGAGGACGGCCTGACGACGCTTGCCGGCATGATCTCGCGACTCGACGCCCAGGTGGGCGAAGTCCTCGACCTGCTGGTCGAACTCGGCATCGACGACAACACCATCGTCATCTTCACGTCCGACAACGGAGCCCAGAGCGGCGGCAAGGACAAAGGCTGGACGAAGATGACCGATTTTTTCGAGGCCAACGGTCCCCTGCGTGGCTACAAGGGGACGTTCTACGAAGGGGGGCTGCGCGTGCCGTTCGTTGCCCGCTGGCCCGGGAAGATTCCCGCCGGCACCACCAGCGACCACGTCTGCGGCTTCTGGGACATGCTCCCGACGTTCTGTGATCTGGCCGGAATCGACCCGCCCGCCGAGACCGACGGCATTTCGATCGCCCCCACGCTCACCGGCTCGGGCATCCAGCGGGAGCACGTGGGAATCTACTGGGAGTACGCCCGCCGCAACGGCATCGGCCGGGCCGCCCGCATGGGCGACTGGAAAGCAGTCCAGGCGAACCCGAACGGTCCGGTCGAGCTGTACGACCTGAGCACCGACATCGGCGAACGTTGGAACGTCGCCGACCGCAACCCGGCGATCGTCCGACAGATCACCGCCTTCATGGACGGAGCTCACACCGCGCCCCGCGAAATCACGACCGATTTTGAGCGGACCTCGGTGAACGACTACGTCAGGTAG
- a CDS encoding NYN domain-containing protein, with the protein MARDLLIDGYNLMHAVGLARRRYGPGDLERCRDRLLKWLARNLSERERLRATIVFDAKEVHAGQSLAGHFRGMTVWFAAKEAEADDLIEELIETHSSPRQLLVVSGDRRLQRAARRRRAKAVDSERFHAELTIRAEVEEEVSRRPDPKRDAAISESEMAAWLAAFGDVRPDEIRKEVERERSRARPAAVPKPSAPAPPPGNSQPSASPRPLSRRPLKVRPAPSQHNGSDDASREKTASEPLAGDEVDFWEQRIADLFDEEGPAT; encoded by the coding sequence ATGGCCCGCGACCTGCTCATCGATGGCTACAACCTGATGCACGCCGTCGGTCTGGCCCGTCGTCGGTACGGTCCGGGAGATCTCGAGCGCTGCCGGGATCGTCTGCTCAAGTGGCTCGCACGTAACCTTAGCGAGCGGGAACGGTTACGGGCGACGATCGTGTTTGACGCCAAAGAGGTCCACGCAGGACAGTCTCTGGCAGGGCACTTTCGGGGCATGACCGTCTGGTTTGCCGCGAAGGAGGCCGAGGCGGACGACCTGATCGAGGAGCTCATCGAGACGCATTCGTCGCCCAGGCAACTGCTTGTGGTTTCGGGGGACCGCAGACTGCAGCGGGCGGCACGGCGGAGGCGGGCGAAAGCAGTCGACAGCGAACGGTTCCACGCGGAGCTGACGATTCGGGCCGAAGTGGAGGAAGAGGTCTCCCGCCGACCCGATCCCAAGCGGGACGCCGCGATCTCCGAGAGCGAAATGGCCGCCTGGCTGGCTGCGTTCGGTGATGTCCGTCCGGATGAAATCCGCAAAGAGGTCGAGCGGGAACGTTCGCGGGCCAGGCCGGCAGCCGTCCCGAAACCATCCGCTCCGGCACCGCCTCCAGGGAATTCGCAGCCGTCGGCCTCACCTCGTCCGCTGTCGCGGCGACCACTCAAGGTGCGACCGGCACCGTCGCAGCACAATGGCAGCGACGACGCCAGTCGTGAGAAAACGGCTTCAGAACCTCTCGCCGGTGATGAGGTCGATTTCTGGGAACAGCGGATTGCCGACCTGTTTGACGAGGAGGGACCGGCTACCTGA
- a CDS encoding DUF6800 family protein: MGRIERSRELARRRTRRAKLKQLRAKYAAAKGEAEKTQILEKARRVSPFVEL, from the coding sequence ATGGGACGGATTGAACGCTCTCGGGAACTGGCACGGCGTCGCACTCGCAGAGCCAAGCTGAAGCAGCTTCGGGCCAAGTACGCTGCCGCCAAGGGCGAAGCAGAAAAGACTCAGATCCTCGAGAAGGCGCGGCGCGTCAGCCCCTTCGTCGAGCTCTGA